Proteins found in one Leptospira wolbachii serovar Codice str. CDC genomic segment:
- a CDS encoding PIN domain-containing protein — MSKRKFRVYLDNCCFNRPYDNQDDIKIKIESLAKLFIQDAIKNKQIELIWSYILKFENDQNPYLDKQIAIEKWEELSVSNVVENDEILKNAESISSLGIKSLDALHIACAISEKCDYFLTTDRGILKKFGLINSIILINPIEFVSILEEL, encoded by the coding sequence ATGAGTAAAAGAAAATTTAGAGTTTATTTAGACAATTGTTGCTTTAACCGTCCATACGACAATCAAGATGACATCAAAATTAAAATTGAATCGCTAGCCAAACTTTTCATACAGGATGCAATCAAAAACAAGCAAATTGAATTAATTTGGTCATACATTTTAAAGTTTGAAAATGATCAAAATCCTTACTTAGATAAACAAATAGCAATTGAAAAATGGGAAGAATTATCTGTATCTAACGTTGTAGAAAATGATGAAATATTGAAAAATGCTGAATCCATTTCTTCACTCGGAATAAAATCATTAGATGCTTTACACATTGCATGTGCAATCTCTGAAAAATGTGATTACTTTCTAACAACAGACAGAGGAATTTTAAAAAAATTTGGATTAATTAATAGCATCATTTTGATAAATCCAATTGAATTTGTTAGTATCCTGGAGGAATTATGA
- a CDS encoding YdcF family protein, whose product MIFENHKKITEEDLEFANSIWNFLSIQENIQKSDLIFVLCSHDLRVAKYAIDLYKKGFANYILFSGGLNFFTKHIFPKSEAESFAELALSSNIPEENIIIENESTNTGENIQFTKQLLNSLNLNFDKILAIQKPSMTLRIKLALDKQWNEGIFYISSPIYSISDAPHSHINLFMIINEIVGDLQRIIEYPKFGFQSETIIPDHITKAYNSLIENGYNLHLFQ is encoded by the coding sequence ATGATTTTTGAAAATCACAAAAAAATAACTGAAGAAGATTTAGAATTTGCTAATTCTATTTGGAATTTTCTTTCTATTCAGGAAAATATCCAGAAGTCAGATCTTATTTTTGTTCTATGTAGTCATGATCTGAGAGTTGCAAAATATGCTATTGATCTCTACAAAAAAGGTTTTGCTAATTATATTCTGTTTTCAGGAGGCTTAAATTTCTTCACAAAACATATTTTCCCTAAATCAGAAGCAGAATCCTTTGCAGAATTGGCATTATCTTCAAATATTCCAGAAGAAAATATAATTATAGAAAATGAATCTACCAACACAGGTGAAAACATTCAATTTACTAAACAACTTCTTAATTCTTTGAATCTTAATTTTGATAAAATCTTAGCTATTCAAAAACCTTCTATGACTTTAAGAATTAAATTAGCATTAGATAAACAATGGAATGAAGGAATTTTTTATATTTCTTCACCAATTTATTCTATATCTGATGCTCCGCATTCTCATATTAATCTTTTTATGATTATTAATGAAATTGTCGGTGACCTACAACGGATTATCGAGTATCCTAAATTTGGTTTTCAATCAGAAACAATTATTCCTGATCATATTACTAAAGCTTACAATTCACTTATTGAAAATGGTTACAATTTGCATCTTTTTCAATGA
- a CDS encoding helix-turn-helix domain-containing protein: MDLRFQFVLDSFQNDVNFTQLCAQYGISTKCGYKWKERFLKEGRDGLLDKKRTPKNSPAKIAEETILEIIKIKNNKKFWGAKKILELYKAKFPDRRPPNRSTVERILKKAGLLEKKKNRRPINSGQRISMPEKATHPNHIWTVDFKGWWYTPDREKIKSSHSQR; the protein is encoded by the coding sequence GTGGATTTAAGATTTCAATTTGTTCTGGATAGCTTCCAGAATGACGTCAATTTTACTCAGCTTTGTGCTCAGTATGGCATCTCTACTAAGTGTGGATACAAGTGGAAAGAAAGGTTCTTGAAGGAAGGGAGAGATGGTCTTCTGGATAAGAAGAGAACTCCTAAGAACTCTCCCGCTAAGATTGCAGAAGAAACAATTCTAGAAATCATTAAGATCAAAAATAACAAGAAGTTCTGGGGTGCTAAGAAAATACTCGAACTCTATAAAGCTAAATTCCCAGATAGAAGACCTCCTAACAGATCTACCGTTGAACGCATTCTTAAGAAGGCAGGCCTACTTGAGAAAAAAAAGAATAGAAGACCAATTAATTCAGGACAACGAATCTCTATGCCCGAGAAAGCCACCCATCCGAATCATATTTGGACCGTTGACTTCAAAGGATGGTGGTATACTCCGGACAGGGAAAAAATAAAATCCTCTCACAGTCAGAGATGA
- a CDS encoding integrase core domain-containing protein — MDYQKSFAPTTDRLSLLCSLFGDSLKLSVWWLSLGIKLDRIQPGKPYQNGAHERMHRDMARELQHEIVGNITLFQKLFDKWRIEFNRERPHEALNMKTPEQIYVKSEKLFDPNAELLIAYPFGFKQRHVNDRGYIN; from the coding sequence ATGGATTACCAGAAATCATTCGCTCCGACAACGGACCGCCTTTCGCTTCTATGCAGTCTCTTTGGGGACTCACTTAAACTCTCTGTTTGGTGGCTCTCTCTAGGTATCAAGCTCGATCGCATTCAACCAGGTAAACCTTACCAAAATGGCGCTCATGAAAGAATGCATAGAGACATGGCTCGAGAACTACAACATGAAATCGTTGGTAACATCACTCTCTTCCAAAAACTCTTCGATAAATGGAGAATTGAATTCAATAGAGAAAGACCACACGAAGCTCTTAACATGAAAACTCCAGAACAAATCTATGTTAAATCGGAAAAACTTTTTGATCCGAACGCTGAACTTCTAATCGCCTATCCGTTTGGATTCAAGCAAAGACATGTTAACGATCGCGGTTACATCAATTAA
- a CDS encoding type II toxin-antitoxin system antitoxin SocA domain-containing protein, which translates to MNKKTENAISFLASKHHENTNRYLSQTFLYKLLAFFDFESLKLNGIPSLSLDYKAMKRGPVPYEIYSEFQKINTFETFTVEDETFNGNIIKLIKSKNNFDLDYFSQIEVNLMRNLIHKYSKEYINANDMSEKSHEDILSWRKAYYERGENQLMKFEEEFESDDDLLNKADNFLIYKELKNIY; encoded by the coding sequence ATGAATAAAAAAACAGAAAATGCCATTTCGTTTTTAGCTTCAAAGCATCACGAAAATACTAATAGGTATCTATCCCAAACTTTTCTATATAAGCTACTTGCTTTCTTTGACTTTGAGTCCCTCAAACTTAATGGTATTCCTTCATTATCCTTAGATTATAAAGCAATGAAACGAGGGCCTGTGCCTTACGAAATTTACAGTGAATTTCAAAAGATAAACACTTTTGAAACCTTTACAGTAGAAGATGAAACATTTAACGGAAACATTATTAAACTTATAAAATCTAAAAACAATTTTGATTTGGACTATTTTTCTCAAATAGAAGTAAACTTAATGCGTAATCTAATCCATAAGTATTCCAAAGAATACATCAATGCCAATGATATGTCAGAAAAATCACATGAAGATATTCTGTCTTGGAGAAAAGCTTACTACGAACGTGGAGAAAATCAGCTAATGAAATTCGAAGAGGAATTTGAATCTGATGATGATTTACTTAATAAAGCAGATAATTTCCTTATATATAAAGAATTAAAAAATATCTATTAG
- a CDS encoding type II toxin-antitoxin system Phd/YefM family antitoxin, with protein sequence MIYVGVRDLKAKLSEYLDRARLGDEVIVTDHGKPIARLIKEPIKQKSTIEKMYLLAEKGMIQLPSKDKQSKSTTPLKTKSKMSASDILLKDR encoded by the coding sequence ATGATTTATGTCGGAGTAAGAGATTTAAAAGCAAAACTTAGCGAATATCTCGATAGAGCAAGGCTAGGAGACGAAGTAATCGTTACTGATCACGGAAAACCAATTGCTAGACTAATAAAAGAACCAATCAAACAAAAATCTACTATTGAGAAGATGTATCTTTTAGCTGAGAAAGGCATGATACAACTTCCAAGTAAAGATAAGCAAAGTAAATCGACTACTCCGCTTAAAACAAAGTCAAAAATGTCTGCGTCTGATATATTACTTAAAGATCGTTAA